AGCCAGCGTCCATCCGCCCGGTCTCTCTGATGCCTTTCAATCCGCTCCTTCATTTCCCGGTCAAAGGATACACCTGAAGCAAGATAGACAAGGTTGCCCCCGATTGCCTTCTGTCTGTTCAGTGCTTCACGCTCCGCCCATCCGGTTTTCCCGCTTCTGACCCCGCCAATCACGACAGTTACTGTGCCCATAACGTGATTGCCTCAATCAGCTTTTGATTTTGTTCCGGACATTTGAGACCGACTCTGAGCCAGGTACCGTCAAGACCTCGGTAATTGTAGGTGTGACGGAGAACCAGTCCTTCCCTGAGTAAAAAATGCCATAGCGTTTCTGTCTGTTGCGGGTCCGGCGGCTGGATGCAGACGTAATTGGCTGCAGAGTCTGATACTTTGAAGCCTAAATCATTTAAAGCGTCAGTTAAACGGGATCTTTCTTCTCTGATAAACGAGCGGACTTCATCTGTGTATAGCTGATCCTGCAATACCGTTTCTCCTGCTAAAAGCGCAAGCTGATTCACATTCCAGTGAGGCAGCCACTGACTGATCTCTTTTACCGTTTCCTCATCACCGAGCAGGTAGCCCAGACGCAGTCCTGCAATGCTGTACATTTTTGTCATGGATCTGAAAATGATGAGTGAAGGATTGCCAACGTAATCTGCAAGTGAATGTTCTTCTCCTGCCATATCAATAAATGCTTCATCAAGTAACAGTGTACTGCCTGATTGCTCAGCTGTCTCAAGCCAGGCTATAAGCGTTTCCCGCTCAAGTCTGATACCTGTAGGATTATTCGGATTACAAATAAAAAGTGCACGTTCAGGTGTTGATAAAAATGGTTGAATGTCCTGATCATCCGGATGAAAGTCCATTGCTTCATTTGTATAAATATGATGTGTCAGTGCGCCATTCGCTTTAATGACTCTTTCGTATTCACTGAATGCAGGATGAATAACGCCGACTGTCTTCCCCTGAAATTTTCTGAGGACTGTCATCATGAGTTCCGATGCCCCGTTTCCCAAAAGCACCTGTGATTCGCTGACCTGATGCTTGCCCGCAATCAGCTTTTTCAGGTCCCTTCCTTCAGGATCAGGGTAGGTGGAAATCGCATTGTACCAGTGATCCCACTGTTCTTTTAAACGGGTAGGCGGACCGGTCGGGATACTATTTTCACTAAAATCAATGATTTCCTCAGGTACTTTAAGATTTAACGTTTCGTATAAATAAAGCGGATTAGCGCCATGTGAAGGTAAAGTCATAGAGCATGCCTCCGATCCAGCAGCATGCCAGAAACAGCCAGGCTGTCCTGTGCATGATGGTGATGGTTTGATCAATATGTTTTACTGTGAGCGGATCATCAGATAGACCGATGACCGGCCTGTTTGAGATTACACCCTGATATGTATTGGTTCCGCCCAGTTTAATATGTAAGAGCAGTGCGACAGCTGCTTCGCCCCAGCCGCTGTTTGGACTCGGATGCTTTTTGGCCTGCGCTGGCAGTGATTTTAACAGAGTGGACCTCTTACCTGATGACGGCTTAATTGCGAGTAGCATAAGAAGCGCTGTGATCCTTGCCGGAATCCAGTTAGCTATATCATCAAGCTTCGCGCTTGCCCATCCATACTGTTGATAACGTTCATTCTTGTAACCAACAATTGAGTCACCTGTGTTGATGGCTTTGTAACCCCAGATACCGGGTGCGCCGAATAAAAGTGCAAAGAACATTGGTGCAGTGACTCCGTCGCTTGTATTTTCAGCCACAGTTTCAATTGTTCCGCGTGCAATGGCTGATTCATTGAGGTTCTCCGTATCGCGTCCGACGATCCATGAGAGCTTAGTTCTGGCTTCTTCCATCTCTCCATTTTGAAGCGGCACGGAGACTTCTTTTGCTGCGTCAGCCAGACTTTTTGACGCGAGTGCTGACGTGATCAGAACCGTTTCTAATAAAAAGCCTGCGATCCAGTGAATCTGATAGCTTCCATAAACGACTAAAGCTGTGATCAAAGTCGTCACTGTTAAGACTGAAAATACCCCAATAACACCTTTAAGCTTACGTGATCTTCCTTTATTTAACCTGCGCTCAAGCCATATAATGAAAGATCCGATCCACCTGACAGGGTGCGGCCAGGCGGGCGGATCTCCAATAATACGATCAAGGCAGAGCGCAATCGTAATTGCCGCTGCATGTATAATCATGATATTCCCTTTCTTTTACGGTAAATCTGTATGGCTTCTGTCGTGCACTCGACAATTCCTTTACCGATCAGCTTTCCAAGCGGAGTAATAGAGCCCGCATACTGCACGAATGGTCCATGCTGCGTTGCTGCTACCATGGCGCTGTCAGTTGAGGTGCCGGTTGCAAGTGTCCCTGTCAGCGGATCTTTCACATCAGCGTTTTGCAGCGCTTTTACTTTTGCTTCAGTGGCCGTCATCATTGCCTGAATAAATGCTTCATCAGACAGTTTTCCGTTGATAAAGATCCAGCTGTTGATCGTACCGATTGTCGCCTGGCGATCCCGTTCATGGGAAAGCGAGACGTCAACTGCGTTTCCAACTCCTGCAGTGACAGCAATGACAACTGATAAACCATTGTCTTCGTATTCACGAATGACAACATCCTCAACCATCACGGCTGTCATCATGCCGACTGTATCCGCTGCATTCCATCCATTTTTCGCAGCGTACATCTTCATATCCTCATAACTGTCATCACATTCATAATCCATCGGCACGTGCCGGTTCACAAAATGATGATACCAGCCAAGTCCCGCTCCGATCACGGCAGATGATAATGTCTTTAGAGACTGCGGTGCTTCAACATGAATATGGTCAGCAGTAATTGTGAAATGATCTTTTGTAATTTCTGACGGCATGCTCTGCCCATGGTTTGGCAGCAGCGTAACCTGCGGCTTTGGCAGCTCAGGGTGCGACTGCGTATGGACGCGTGCCTGATACACCCGCTCAACCGTTTCTTTGTTCATGACATGCCCCGGTTCAGCCAGCTGCACGGTTTCCCCGTTGTGTAAAAGCAGCAGGCGGTCGCAGTATAATGAGGCAATATTTAAGTCATGAAAAATTGATATGACTGTCAGTTCATGTGTTTCCGTCCATTCCCTTAAGAGATCAAGCAGCTGCTTCTGATATGACAGATCCAGGTGATTCGTCGGCTCATCCAGTAAAAGCAGCTTCGGCTCTTGCGCCAGTGCCTGTGCTAAAAATACGCGCTGACGCTCTCCTCCTGAAAGGTCCTGAATCGATTTTCCTTCAAACTCAAGAACCCCAGTTTGCTTCATGGCTTCTTTAACTGCTTTTTCATCACGGGCAGTCCATGGTGCAAACATACCTTTCTGGTGAGGATAGCGGCCCATCGACACCGTTTCACGCACCGTATAGTCAAATGCATGACTGTGCAGCTGCGGCAGTACGGCGATTTCACGGGCGAGCTGTTTGGCTGAATAATCTTTTAGCGGCTGTTCCTTAAATGAAACATCCCCTGAGCGACATGGCAAAAGTCCGCTAATCATTTTCATAAGCGTTGTTTTCCCGCTGCCATTCGGTCCAAGAATGCCGAGAATCTCCTGCTTCTGAAGCTCAAAAGAAATATTTTTCACGACGTCCTTTTCACCATATCCGCCACTGATCTTTGAAGCCTTCAGCATCGCTATCCTCTCCTTTCCTTACGTTTTTGTATGAGTATTAATCCAAAGACAGGTGCTCCGATTAAAGCCGTGATCACACCGATCGGAAGCTCAGTTGGTGCGACAATCGTTCTTGC
This region of Jeotgalibacillus malaysiensis genomic DNA includes:
- a CDS encoding histidinol-phosphate transaminase, which produces MTLPSHGANPLYLYETLNLKVPEEIIDFSENSIPTGPPTRLKEQWDHWYNAISTYPDPEGRDLKKLIAGKHQVSESQVLLGNGASELMMTVLRKFQGKTVGVIHPAFSEYERVIKANGALTHHIYTNEAMDFHPDDQDIQPFLSTPERALFICNPNNPTGIRLERETLIAWLETAEQSGSTLLLDEAFIDMAGEEHSLADYVGNPSLIIFRSMTKMYSIAGLRLGYLLGDEETVKEISQWLPHWNVNQLALLAGETVLQDQLYTDEVRSFIREERSRLTDALNDLGFKVSDSAANYVCIQPPDPQQTETLWHFLLREGLVLRHTYNYRGLDGTWLRVGLKCPEQNQKLIEAITLWAQ